A part of Miscanthus floridulus cultivar M001 chromosome 6, ASM1932011v1, whole genome shotgun sequence genomic DNA contains:
- the LOC136461623 gene encoding protein GIGANTEA-like, with product MSDSNVKWIDGLQFSSLYWPPPQDVEQKKAQILAYVEYFGQFTADSEQFPEDIAQLIQSSYPSKESRLVDEVLATFVLHHPEHGHAVVHPILSRIIDGTLCYDRHGPPFSSFISLFSHTSEQEYSEQWALACGEILRVLTHYNRPIFKVERQHSEAECSSTSDQATSSDSTDKKSNNSPGNESDRKPLRPLTPWITDILLAAPLGIRSDYFRWCGGVMGKYAAGGELKPPTTACSRGSGKHPQLMPSTPRWAVANGAGVILSVCDEEVARYETANLTAAAVPALLLPPPTTPLDEHLVAGLPPLEPYARLFHRYYAIATPSATQRLLFGLLEAPPSWAPDALDAAVQLVELLRAAEDYASGMRLPKNWMHLHFLRAIGTAMSMRAGIAADTAAALLFRILSQPTLLFPPLRHAEGVEVHHEPLGGYVSSYKKQLEVPVSEATIDATAQGIASLLCAHGPDVEWRICTIWEAAYGLLPLSSSAVDLPEIVVAAPLQPPTLSWSLYLPLLKVFEYLPRGSPSEACLMRIFVATVEAILRRAFPSETSEQSRKPRSQSKNLAVAELHTMIHSLFVESCASMDLASRLLFVVLTVCVSHQALPGGSKRPTGSDNHSHEEATEHSRLTNGRSRCKKRQGPVATFDSYVLAAVVALSCELALFPCISKNGSHSNLKDSMKINNGINNEPRSSISSAILHTRRILGILEALFSLKPSSVGTSWSYSSNEIVAAAMVAAHVSELFRRSRPCLTSLSAMMRCKRDPEISTRASSLYHLIDLHGKTVSSIVNKAEPLEAHLTLTPVKKDNQHHCEENNTSSSDSVKLENKKNGFSRPLLKCAEEVLLNGDVASTSRKSIASLQVEASDLANFLTMDRNRGYRGSQTLLRSVLSEKQELCFSVVSLLWQKLIASPEMQMSAESTSAHQGWRKVVDALCDVVSASPTKASTAIVLQAEKDLQPWIARDDEQGQKMWRVNQRIVKLIAELMRNHDSPEALVILASASDLLLRATDGMLVDGEACTLPQLELLEVTARAVHLIIEWGDSGLSVADGLCNLLKCRLSTTIRCLSHPSAHVRALSMSVLRDILNNGSMNPNKIIQGEQQRNGIQNPSYRCLAAGIINWQADVERCIEWEAHSRRATRLTLAFLSAAAKELGCPLPC from the exons ATGTCAGATTCAAATGTGAAGTGGATCGATGGGCTCCAGTTCTCATCATTGTACTGGCCTCCACCCCAGGATGTGGAGCAGAAGAAG GCACAAATTTTGGCCTATGTCGAGTACTTTGGCCAGTTTACAGCTGACAGCGAGCAATTCCCTGAAGATATAGCTCAG CTCATTCAAAGTTCCTATCCATCAAAAGAAAGTCGCTTGGTAGATGAAGTGTTGG CAACTTTTGTTCTTCATCATCCGGAGCATGGTCATGCAGTTGTACATCCAATTCTTTCACGCATCATAGATGGGACGCTGTGCTATGATAGGCATGGTCCCCCATTCAGCTCCTTCATCTCTTTATTTAGCCATACTTCTGAG CAAGAGTACTCAGAGCAGTGGGCCTTGGCCTGTGGAGAAATTCTTAGAGTCTTGACTCACTACAATAGGCCAATATTCAAAGTTGAGCGCCAACATAGTGAAGCTGAATGTAGCAGCACATCTGATCAGGCAACATCTAGTGATTCCACAGATAAGAAATCTAATAATTCTCCAGGAAACGAATCTGACCGGAAGCCATTGAGGCCACTAACCCCGTGGATCACTGACATATTGCTAGCTGCACCTTTGGGCATTCGAAGTGACTATTTTCGATG GTGTGGGGGTGTAATGGGAAAATATGCTGCTGGTGGAGAATTGAAGCCTCCAACTACTG CTTGCAGCCGAGGATCTGGGAAGCACCCACAGCTTATGCCTTCCACACCCAGATGGGCTGTTGCCAACGGAGCTGGAGTTATATTAAGTGTCTGTGATGAGGAGGTAGCTCGTTATGAGACAGCAAATTTAACAGCAGCAGCTGTTCCTGCGCTTCTGCTACCTCCACCAACAACACCCTTGGACGAGCATTTGGTGGCTGGCCTGCCCCCTCTTGAACCATATGCTCGCTTGTTCCATAG ATACTATGCAATTGCTACACCAAGTGCTACACAGAGGTTGCTTTTTGGTCTTCTCGAAGCACCACCATCATGGGCTCCAGATGCACTTGATGCAGCAGTACAGCTAGTTGAGCTACTTAGAGCAGCTGAAGATTATGCTTCTGGCATGCGG CTTCCAAAGAATTGGATGCATCTGCATTTCTTGCGTGCAATTGGAACTGCAATGTCAATGAGAGCTGGTATTGCTGCTGATACAGCTGCTGCTTTGCTTTTCCGAATACTTTCCCAACCAACGCTGCTTTTTCCACCATTGAGACATGCCGAAGGAGTTGAAGTACATCATGAACCACTAGGTGGCTATGTATCATCATATAAGAAGCAG TTGGAAGTTCCTGTATCTGAGGCCACTATCGATGCCACTGCACAAGGCATTGCTTCTTTGTTGTGTGCTCATGGCCCTGATGTTGAGTGGAGAATCTGTACCATCTGGGAAGCTGCCTATGGTTTGCTACCGCTAAGTTCATCAGCAGTTGATTTACCTGAAATTGTTGTAGCTGCCCCGCTTCAGCCACCTACACTGTCATGGAGCCTGTACTTACCATTATTAAAAGTATTCGAGTATCTACCTCGTGGAAGTCCATCTGAAGCATGCCTGATGAGGATATTTGTGGCAACAGTTGAAGCTATACTTAGGAGAGCTTTTCCTTCTGAAACATCAGAGCAATCTAGAAAGCCAAGAAGTCAATCTAAGAACCTTGCTGTTGCTGAACTTCACACAATGATACATTCACTCTTTGTTGAATCCTGTGCCTCAATGGACCTTGCCTCCCGGTTGCTATTTGTGGTGTTAACTGTTTGTGTCAGTCATCAAGCTTTGCCAGGAGGCAGCAAAAGACCAACTGGTAGTGATAACCATTCCCACGAGGAAGCCACTGAGCATTCAAGATTAACAAATGGAAGAAGCAGATGTAAGAAGAGACAAGGCCCTGTTGCTACGTTTGATTCATATGTTCTAGCTGCAGTTGTTGCCTTATCTTGCGAGCTCGCCCTGTTCCCTTGCATTTCTAAGAACGGATCGCATTCAAATTTAAAGGATTCCATGAAGATTAACAATGGGATCAATAATGAGCCACGCAGTAGCATCAGCTCAGCAATTCTTCATACTCGCAGAATTCTTGGCATCTTGGAAGCCCTTTTCTCCCTGAAGCCATCATCAGTTGGTACCTCATGGAGCTATAGCTCAAATGAAATAGTTGCAGCAGCTATGGTTGCCGCTCACGTTTCTGAGTTATTTCGTCGGTCTAGGCCGTGCCTTACTTCACTCTCTGCAATGATGAGATGCAAGCGGGATCCTGAGATTTCTACCAGGGCATCATCCCTCTACCATTTGATTGACTTGCATGGTAAAACAGTGTCCTCCATTGTGAACAAAGCTGAGCCTCTTGAAGCTCACCTGACCCTTACACCAGTAAAGAAGGATAATCAACATCACTGTGAGGAAAACAATACCAGCTCATCGGATAGTGTCAAGCTGGAAAACAAGAAAAATGGTTTCTCAAGACCACTCTTGAAATGTGCAGAAGAGGTTCTACTGAATGGCGATGTTGCAAGTACATCTAGGAAATCCATTGCAAGCTTACAGGTGGAAGCATCTGATTTGGCAAACTTCCTTACCATGGATCGGAATAGGGGGTACCGAGGTTCACAAACTCTCCTAAGATCTGTATTATCAGAGAAACAAGAGCTGTGCTTCTCTGTTGTCTCATTGCTCTGGCAGAAGCTCATAGCTTCTCCCGAAATGCAGATGTCTGCAGAAAGTACATCAGCTCACCAAGGATGGAGGAAG GTTGTGGATGCACTTTGTGATGTCGTTTCAGCATCACCAACCAAGGCCTCAACTGCTATCGTTCTCCAG GCCGAGAAGGACTTGCAGCCTTGGATTGCTAGAGACGACGAACAAGGTCAGAAGATGTGGAGAGTCAACCAACGTATAGTGAAGCTTATAGCTGAGCTTATGAGGAACCATGACAGCCCTGAAGCTTTGGTGATACTTGCTAGTGCCTCTGACCTTCTACTTCGTGCTACTGATGGAATGCTTGTTGATGGTGAAGCTTGTACTTTGCCACAACTTGAG CTTCTCGAAGTAACTGCTCGAGCAGTCCATCTTATTATTGAATGGGGAGATTCAGGTCTATCAGTTGCTGATGGCCTTTGTAATCTGCTAAAG TGCCGTCTATCAACCACCATCCGCTGCCTTTCTCACCCAAGTGCACACGTGCGCGCGCTCAGCATGTCTGTCCTCCGTGACATCCTGAACAACGGATCGATGAACCCCAACAAGATCATCCAAGGGGAACAACAGCGGAATGGCATCCAGAACCCGTCCTACCGGTGCCTGGCCGCAGGCATCATCAACTGGCAAGCGGACGTTGAAAGGTGCATAGAATGGGAAGCCCACAGCCGCCGTGCTACCAGGCTGACGCTCGCCTTCCTCAGTGCGGCGGCGAAGGAGCTCGGCTGCCCTCTCCCGTGCTGA
- the LOC136461624 gene encoding uncharacterized protein isoform X1, protein MASLHLDGTAAEWYYQMERDFGMVPWPCFVDFVNLRFGPPIRTNSIAEIKALIRIGTVEDYSQRFLALLARCDDLATRTVIDLYTGGLGQPLAHDVDMQHPANLQKAMSLVRAFEQRQAEASAVNSSAAPKGSSRRAIASATTAASGAMVQDGKTEGPRPRFRRLTPAEMQEKRQSGQCYFCPEPYSKDHKCAAKGVFLMDLADDKDDPLSEINDLEISLSALTGLNSADSMLLQVTVSGVQLWALVDTGSTHTFIHSTLAQRLGLTVTPRAGLNVMVANGDRVRSPGVCLATPVTIGGEAFSIDCFAVDLGGFDLVLGVQWLRTLGPIVWDFGALAMSFWYNGRSHH, encoded by the coding sequence ATGGCATCCCTGCACCTCGACGGTACCGCGGCGGAGTGGTACTACCAAATGGAGCGCGACTTCGGCATGGTTCCGTGGCCGTGTTTCGTGGACTTCGTCAACCTCCGCTTCGGGCCGCCGATCCGCACCAATTCGATCGCGGAAATCAAGGCCTTGATCCGCATAGGCACCGTGGAGGACTATTCGCAGCGCTTCCTGGCCCTGCTCGCGCGCTGTGACGACCTCGCCACGCGGACGGTGATTGATCTCTACACGGGAGGTTTGGGTCAGCCACTGGCCCACGATGTCGATATGCAGCACCCCGCCAATCTTCAGAAGGCCATGAGCCTCGTGCGGGCGTTCGAGCAGCGCCAAGCGGAGGCCTCTGCTGTCAACAGTTCGGCGGCGCCTAAGGGCTCTAGCCGTCGGGCAATTGCGTCGGCCACCACTGCTGCCTCTGGCGCCATGGTGCAGGATGGCAAGACGGAGGGGCCGCGGCCACGCTTTCGCCGCCTCACGCCTGCGGAGATGCAGGAGAAACGCCAAAGTGGGCAGTGCTATTTCTGCCCAGAGCCGTACAGCAAGGATCATAAGTGCGCCGCCAAGGGCGTCTTCCTCATGGACTTGGCGGACGACAAGGACGACCCCCTCAGCGAGATCAACGACTTGGAGATATCCCTCTCCGCGCTGACCGGCCTCAACTCCGCTGATTCTATGCTACTGCAGGTCACAGTGAGCGGCGTCCAACTGTGGGCGTTGGTGGACACGGGCTCCACCCACACGTTCATCCACTCCACGCTCGCGCAGCGCCTGGGTCTCACCGTCACGCCGCGCGCTGGCCTCAACGTCATGGTGGCCAACGGCGACCGGGTGCGCAGCCCGGGCGTCTGCCTCGCTACTCCGGTCACCATTGGTGGGGAGGCCTTCTCCATCGACTGTTTCGCGGTTGACTTGGGCGGCTTCGATTTGGTCCTTGGTGTCCAGTGGCTACGGACGCTGGGGCCCATCGTCTGGGACTTCGGCGCCCTGGCGATGTCTTTCTGGTACAACGGCCGCTCCCATCACTAG
- the LOC136461624 gene encoding uncharacterized protein isoform X2: protein MAAHAAKKRRPEEEEAEEEVHLAFRGAANALSQVYAHAVAHQKASFVAGERRAMENVHQWLSSQLEEASEVPVAAVLAYLQNEIEHCREDPVASPQHPSQQQTHSTPSANVQCNPFSFGNIAAALDFRMDETDQTSNSGVPNSLPDPLLQNFHSNHLIQSSGYGPINSCPNGNGPRNNRSPQNQDSVNCNLTEPSMDMHCDGP from the exons ATGGCGGCGCACGCGGCAAAGAAGCGgaggccggaggaggaggaggcggaggaggaggtgcACCTGGCGTTCCGGGGCGCCGCGAACGCGCTGTCCCAGGTGTACGCGCATGCCGTTGCGCACCAGAAGGCGTCGTTCGTCGCGGGCGAGCGCCGGGCCATG GAAAATGTACATCAATGGCTGTCCAGTCAGCTTGAAGAAGCTTCAGAGGTGCCTGTTGCTGCTGTGCTTGCATACTTGCAG AATGAGATTGAGCACTGCCGAGAGGATCCTGTAGCATCTCCGCAGCATCCAAGCCAACAGCAAACACATAGCACCCCTTCTGCAAATGTTCAATGCAACCCCTTCTCGTTTGGGAACATAGCTGCTGCGCTTGACTTCCGGATGGATGAAACAGACCAGACAAGCAATTCTGGCGTCCCAAATTCTCTTCCTGACCCTTTACTGCAAAATTTCCACTCAAATCATTTGATTCAGTCTTCAGGGTATGGTCCCATCAACTCATGTCCCAACGGAAATGGGCCTCGGAACAACCGGTCGCCACAAAATCAGGATTCTGTGAATTGCAATTTAACTGAGCCCTCCATGGATATGCATTGTGATGGTCCTTGA
- the LOC136461624 gene encoding uncharacterized protein isoform X3: MAAHAAKKRRPEEEEAEEEVHLAFRGAANALSQVYAHAVAHQKASFVAGERRAMENVHQWLSSQLEEASEVPVAAVLAYLQNEIEHCREDPVASPQHPSQQQTHSTPSANVQCNPFSFGNIAAALDFRMDETDQTIFRVWSHQLMSQRKWASEQPVATKSGFCELQFN, translated from the exons ATGGCGGCGCACGCGGCAAAGAAGCGgaggccggaggaggaggaggcggaggaggaggtgcACCTGGCGTTCCGGGGCGCCGCGAACGCGCTGTCCCAGGTGTACGCGCATGCCGTTGCGCACCAGAAGGCGTCGTTCGTCGCGGGCGAGCGCCGGGCCATG GAAAATGTACATCAATGGCTGTCCAGTCAGCTTGAAGAAGCTTCAGAGGTGCCTGTTGCTGCTGTGCTTGCATACTTGCAG AATGAGATTGAGCACTGCCGAGAGGATCCTGTAGCATCTCCGCAGCATCCAAGCCAACAGCAAACACATAGCACCCCTTCTGCAAATGTTCAATGCAACCCCTTCTCGTTTGGGAACATAGCTGCTGCGCTTGACTTCCGGATGGATGAAACAGACCAGACAA TCTTCAGGGTATGGTCCCATCAACTCATGTCCCAACGGAAATGGGCCTCGGAACAACCGGTCGCCACAAAATCAGGATTCTGTGAATTGCAATTTAACTGA